Proteins encoded together in one Lathyrus oleraceus cultivar Zhongwan6 chromosome 5, CAAS_Psat_ZW6_1.0, whole genome shotgun sequence window:
- the LOC127085702 gene encoding glycosyltransferase-like KOBITO 1, whose amino-acid sequence MPITNLHTPLRSTPSSSSSSHSFNSKILLLLTLLPVSLATIAFILQWRGGITDPSTLLSPHGSHNFPGMESSLLSPLPHSTSRSSDCLNLGRSSSPSFPYYHNWKLDFGDSLTPKICVTTSTSAGLEQILPWMFYHKVIGVTNFFLFVEGKAASPEVSKVLESIPGVKVIYRTKQLEEHQAMSRIWNETWLASFFYKPCNYELFVKQSLNMEIAIVMARDAGMDWILHLDTDELIHPAGAREYSLRQLLLDVPGNVDMVIFPNYESSVEKDDVKEPFSEVTMFKKNYDHLPKDTYFGTYKDSVRGNPNYFLTYGNGKSVARVQDHLRPNGAHRWHNYMKTPNEIKLEEAAVLHYTYAKFSDLTSRRDRCGCKPTKEDVKRCFMLEFDRSAFIIASTATEEEMLKWYNEHVVWGDKELKIKLLRKGILTRIYAPMVIIQSLRESGVFSSVIASAPILSKDKFLHSIDSSNSTRAVASISHPSRKVGRIKESQATARRILDLESSVFQESAVPPESPPGAVEDSHLTSYS is encoded by the exons ATGCCAATCACCAACCTCCACACTCCACTCCGTTCAACCCCATCCTCCTCCTCTTCATCCCACTCTTTCAACTCAAAGATCCTCCTCCTCCTCACCCTCCTCCCCGTTTCCTTAGCTACCATAGCATTCATCCTTCAATGGCGTGGCGGCATCACCGATCCATCGACCCTTTTGTCCCCTCACGGCTCCCATAATTTTCCCGGCATGGAATCTTCCCTTCTTTCCCCTCTCCCTCATTCAACCTCCCGTTCTTCTGATTGTCTTAACCTTGGTCGCTCTTCTTCACCTTCTTTCCCTTATTACCATAACTGGAAACTTGACTTTGGTGATTCTCTTACCCCAAAG ATCTGTGTTACGACTAGTACATCAGCAGGGCTTGAGCAGATTCTTCCGTGGATGTTTTATCATAAAGTCATCGGAGTTACTAACTTTTTTCTCTTTGTGGAGGGGAAGGCTGCTTCTCCTGAAGTATCAAAGGTCTTGGAATCAATTCCT GGTGTAAAGGTTATATATAGAACAAAGCAGCTGGAAGAACATCAAGCTATGAG CCGTATTTGGAATGAGACATGGCTGGCAAGTTTCTTTTATAAGCCATGCAATTATGAACTTTTTGTAAAGCAATCCCTCAACATGGAGATCGCTATTGTTATGGCAAGG GATGCTGGTATGGACTGGATTCTTCATCTTGATACAGACGAATTAATACACCCGGCTGGTGCTCGTGAGTATTCTTTAAGGCAACTGCTTCTTGATGTTCCGGGAAATGTTGATATGGTCATATTTCCAAATTAT GAAAGCAGTGTTGAGAAAGACGATGTCAAAGAACCCTTTAGTGAG GTAACGATGTTCAAGAAGAATTACGACCATCTTCCAAAGGACACATACTTCGGCACATACAAAGATTCTGTGCGCGGAAATCCAAACTATTTCTTGACTTACGGAAACGGAAAATCAGTTGCACGTGTACAAGATCACCTTCGGCCTAACGGTGCACACAGATGGCACAATTATATGAAAACCCCAAA TGAAATCAAATTGGAAGAAGCTGCTGTTTTACATTACACATATGCTAAATTCTCCGATTTAACTTCTAGACGTGATCGTTGCGGTTGCAAACCTACAAAAGAAGATGTCAAAAGATGCTTCATGTTGGAATTTGACAGATCT GCATTCATCATTGCTTCAACAGCAACTGAAGAAGAAATGTTGAAGTG GTATAATGAGCATGTTGTGTGGGGTGATAAAGAACTGAAGATCAAACTGTTGAGGAAAGGAATATTAACCCGCATATACGCTCCTATG GTCATAATACAGAGTTTGAGGGAATCCGGAGTATTCAGTTCCGTTATTGCATCGGCGCCAATACTTTCCAAAGACAAGTTCTTGCATTCAATTGACAGTAGCAATTCAACAAGAGCTGTTGCCTCTATATCCCACCCATCAAGAAAGGTTGGAAGAATCAAAGAATCTCAAGCAACTGCAAGGAGGATTCTGGATCTTGAATCTTCTGTATTTCAAGAATCGGCCGTACCGCCGGAGTCTCCTCCAGGAGCAGTAGAAGATAGTCATCTCACTTCATATTCATGA